One window of the Nocardia huaxiensis genome contains the following:
- a CDS encoding alpha/beta hydrolase, with product MSGIGVPAASADPIIDSKKLLADPVAPDGSKITKAEMKDSRSIRLYIYSAAMDATYPVDVQRPADASEPRPTLYLLNGAGGGQDDASWQKKTDIVKGFLGDKNVNVVQPIGGKWSYYTDWQNDDPVLGRNKWQTFFTEELPPLIDAALGTNGVNAIAGISTSGTTVLALPEVAPGLYKAAAAYSGCAQFADPVGREFMRLTVETWGGGKLENMYGPEDSPAWAEHDPVVNAEKLRGVDLYISTGNGLPGQYDTLNNPYALPGSYGLANQMIIGGVIEAGTNYCTANLKSKLDSLGIPATYNFRNSGTHSWGYWNDEFINSWPVLARGLGL from the coding sequence GTGTCCGGGATCGGCGTTCCCGCTGCGAGCGCCGACCCGATCATCGACTCCAAGAAGCTGCTGGCCGATCCCGTCGCACCGGACGGTTCGAAGATCACCAAGGCCGAGATGAAGGACAGCCGCAGCATCCGGCTGTACATCTACTCCGCCGCCATGGACGCCACCTACCCGGTCGATGTGCAGCGCCCCGCCGACGCCAGCGAACCGCGCCCGACCCTGTACCTGCTCAATGGCGCGGGCGGCGGTCAGGACGACGCCTCCTGGCAGAAGAAGACCGACATCGTCAAGGGCTTCCTCGGCGACAAGAACGTCAATGTGGTGCAGCCCATCGGCGGCAAGTGGAGCTACTACACCGACTGGCAGAACGACGACCCGGTCCTCGGCCGCAACAAGTGGCAGACCTTCTTCACCGAGGAACTCCCGCCGCTGATCGACGCCGCGCTCGGCACCAACGGCGTGAACGCCATCGCCGGCATCTCCACCTCCGGCACCACCGTGCTCGCCCTGCCCGAGGTCGCGCCCGGCCTGTACAAGGCCGCCGCCGCCTACTCCGGCTGCGCCCAGTTCGCCGATCCGGTCGGCCGCGAGTTCATGCGCCTCACCGTCGAAACCTGGGGCGGCGGCAAGCTGGAGAACATGTACGGCCCCGAGGATTCCCCGGCCTGGGCCGAACACGATCCGGTCGTCAATGCCGAAAAGCTGCGCGGCGTGGACCTTTACATCTCCACCGGCAACGGGCTGCCCGGCCAGTACGACACGCTCAACAACCCGTACGCGTTGCCCGGCTCCTACGGTCTCGCCAACCAGATGATCATCGGCGGCGTCATCGAGGCGGGCACCAACTACTGCACCGCCAACCTCAAGTCCAAGCTGGACTCACTCGGCATCCCGGCCACCTACAACTTCCGCAATAGCGGCACCCACTCGTGGGGCTACTGGAACGACGAGTTCATCAACTCGTGGCCGGTGCTGGCCCGCGGGCTCGGGTTGTAG
- a CDS encoding Nramp family divalent metal transporter, which translates to MAEPRSRFVRARSAMVLLGPAFVAAIAYVDPGNVASNISAGAQFGYLLVWVIVMANVMAGLVQFLSAKLGLVTGMSLPEAVRDKASRRVRLAYWGQAETVAMATDLAEVVGGAIALNLLFGLPLLVGGVITGIVSLFLLLIQNRRGQQPFERVIIGLLAVIAIGFLASVFISPPSVSGTIGGLVPRFDGTESVLLAAAMIGATVMPHAVYLHSGLARDRHGRPDAGPQRSRLLRVTKYDVGLAMLLAGTVNLAMLLMAANTLRGRDDVDSIETAHAAVNEVLGPAAGLLLAVGLLASGLASTSVGAYAGAMIMQGLLHRKVPLLARRVITLIPALAILALGVDPTRALIISQVVLSFGIPFALIPLVRFTSDRTLMGADVNHRVTTGLAWLVAAIISALNVALIYLTVTGS; encoded by the coding sequence CTGGCCGAACCGCGGAGTCGGTTCGTGCGAGCGAGATCGGCCATGGTCTTGCTCGGTCCCGCGTTCGTGGCCGCCATCGCCTATGTCGATCCAGGCAATGTCGCCTCGAATATCAGTGCGGGCGCGCAATTCGGGTACCTGCTGGTCTGGGTCATCGTCATGGCCAATGTGATGGCCGGGCTGGTGCAGTTCCTGTCCGCCAAACTCGGCCTGGTCACCGGCATGTCCCTGCCGGAAGCCGTGCGGGACAAGGCCAGCCGCCGCGTCCGGCTGGCCTACTGGGGGCAGGCCGAAACCGTCGCCATGGCCACCGACCTGGCCGAGGTCGTCGGCGGCGCCATCGCACTGAACCTGCTGTTCGGGCTGCCGCTGCTGGTCGGCGGTGTCATCACCGGCATCGTCTCGCTGTTCCTGCTGCTGATCCAGAACAGGCGCGGGCAGCAGCCCTTCGAACGCGTGATCATCGGCCTGCTGGCCGTCATCGCCATCGGATTCCTTGCCTCCGTGTTCATTTCGCCGCCCTCGGTCTCCGGCACCATCGGCGGGCTGGTGCCGCGCTTCGACGGCACCGAGAGCGTGCTGCTGGCCGCCGCCATGATCGGCGCGACCGTCATGCCGCACGCGGTGTACCTGCACTCCGGCCTGGCCCGCGACCGGCACGGCCGGCCCGACGCGGGACCGCAGCGCTCCAGGCTGCTCCGCGTCACCAAATACGATGTGGGCCTTGCCATGCTGCTGGCCGGCACGGTCAACCTGGCCATGCTGCTCATGGCCGCCAACACCCTGCGCGGGCGCGACGACGTGGATTCCATCGAAACCGCGCACGCCGCCGTCAACGAGGTGCTCGGCCCGGCCGCCGGCTTGCTGCTCGCCGTCGGCCTGCTGGCCTCCGGTCTCGCCTCCACCTCGGTCGGCGCCTACGCGGGCGCGATGATCATGCAGGGCCTGCTGCACCGCAAGGTGCCACTGCTCGCGCGCCGCGTCATTACGCTCATCCCCGCGCTCGCCATTCTGGCGCTCGGCGTCGATCCCACTCGCGCACTGATCATTTCGCAGGTGGTGCTGTCCTTCGGCATCCCCTTCGCGCTGATTCCGCTGGTGCGCTTCACCAGTGACCGCACACTCATGGGCGCGGACGTGAACCACCGCGTGACGACCGGCCTGGCCTGGCTGGTCGCGGCCATCATCTCGGCGCTGAACGTGGCGCTGATCTATCTGACCGTCACCGGTTCCTAG
- a CDS encoding enoyl-CoA hydratase-related protein → MTNIATTPGFSAIQDGRILRITITNPKRKNAIDYDTMVGLADTILGAYENKAVRVIVLTGEGGDFCTGADLAASPGEAARGITPEDTMDAANRMIKAIVDAPIPVIARLKGAAAGVGVAFALAADLTYASEEAYLLLAFINIGLMPDGGAAAMVAAAAGRPLAAEMALLGERLPVTEAKKYGLVTGVLSDADLDAKVEAAAAKIANGPRRALELTKRALNQATLTALDAALATEKTGQSELLRSPDFAEGATSMLQKRKPVFAE, encoded by the coding sequence ATGACGAATATCGCGACCACCCCGGGCTTCAGCGCCATCCAGGACGGCCGGATTCTGCGGATCACCATCACCAACCCCAAACGCAAGAACGCCATCGACTACGACACCATGGTCGGGCTCGCCGACACGATTCTCGGAGCGTACGAGAACAAGGCCGTCCGGGTGATCGTTCTGACCGGGGAAGGTGGAGACTTCTGCACCGGCGCGGATCTCGCGGCCAGTCCGGGCGAGGCGGCGCGCGGCATCACGCCCGAGGACACCATGGACGCCGCCAATCGAATGATCAAAGCGATTGTGGACGCGCCGATTCCGGTCATCGCCCGATTGAAGGGCGCGGCGGCGGGTGTCGGCGTGGCGTTCGCCCTGGCCGCCGATCTGACCTACGCCTCCGAGGAGGCGTATCTGCTGCTGGCCTTCATCAATATCGGCCTCATGCCCGACGGCGGCGCGGCGGCCATGGTCGCGGCCGCGGCGGGGCGGCCGCTCGCGGCGGAGATGGCGCTGCTGGGTGAGCGGCTGCCGGTCACCGAGGCGAAGAAGTACGGGCTCGTCACCGGTGTGCTCTCGGACGCGGACCTCGACGCCAAGGTGGAGGCGGCGGCAGCCAAGATCGCCAACGGTCCGCGCCGCGCGCTGGAACTCACCAAGCGGGCGCTGAACCAGGCCACGCTGACCGCCCTGGATGCGGCCCTCGCCACGGAGAAGACCGGGCAGAGCGAGCTGCTGCGCTCCCCCGATTTCGCGGAGGGCGCGACCTCGATGTTGCAGAAGCGCAAGCCGGTCTTCGCCGAGTAA